GCAATGGCTGAATTCCATAGGTCAATGCAATAGGCAGGAAGATCGGAGCCAGAATCAAGACACTTGCACCTGGATCCATAATCATGCCCATGAACAACAGGAATACGTTTACCATCAACAGGAATATAATCTTATTGGAGGTAAGATTCAGCATGAAGTTTGCGATCAAGCTGGGGATTCTTTCGATTGCAAGAACCTGACCAAAAAGGTTTGCCAATGCGATAACAAGCAATGTTACAGAAGAGGTAACCGCTGCGCTGAGGAAGCTGTCAAAGACTTCCTTCAAACTCATCGTCTTGAGCAAGAAGAGTCCTGCAATGATTGCATACAGACAAGCGATAACAGCAGCTTCGGTTGGGGTAAAGTATCCACTAAAAATACCGATGACCAGGATTGCTGGGCACATCAGTCCAATAATGGACTCTTTCATTGTATAGATTACTTCCTTCATCGGGATCTTATTGGTTCTTCGGGGATGGTTATGCTTCTTTGCATAGTAGTAAGAGAGAACCATCAGCGAAAATGCAACAAGGATGCCAGGTAGATAACCAGCTGCAAACAATGCCCCAACCGACTCACCGGTAGCCATAGAGTAGATGACCATTACAACACTGGGTGGAATGATGGGACCAATAACCGAAGAGGCAACGGTTACTGCAGTCGCATACTCTGCGGTATACCCCTCTTTTTCCATTGCAGGAATCAGGATAGAACCAAGAGCTGCAGTATCTGCAACACCACTGCCGGTGATACCGGCAAAGAATACGCTTGCGACAATATTTACCTGTGCCAATGCACCAGGAATTCGTCCAACCAGAATATTTGAGAAACTGATCAAGGCATCGGTAATCTTGGAGCGGTTCATTAACTCGCCTGCGAGAATGAAGAACGGGATTGCAAGCAAGATATAGTTATCAATGCCACTGTACATCTTCTGGCCGATCATGCTCAGAGGGATGTTTCCAAGAAACAAAAAGTAATACAGGCTGGATACGCCCAACACAAATGCAATGGGGATGCCTATAGCCAATGCAAGTATAAAAACAACTGCGATAATACCCATAGTTTCCTCTCCCCTTAACTTCCGATTGTCTTTCCAGCAATGCCTTTGCTGGTAAGCAAGTCACCTAATCCCCAAGCCAAATGGAAAAACATCATAAAAAAGGAGGCGGGAATCATCATTTTCACATACTTCATGGAGAAAGGAAGAATGTCACCACGGATACGGACTGCTTTCATGGCAGCCTCATAACTGTTCATAAAGAAATAGACAACAGAGAACATAAGCACAAGATAGGCCACGACAGCCACAACCTTTGCAATCTTGGCAGGAAGTATGGTGACAATTATATTGACACCTGAATGCTGCTTATTTCTCAATGCGGCACTTGCCCCGATGTAGGTAAGGCTTACCAACCCCCATCTTGCCAACTCTTCAGTCCAGGAAAAACGCAGGCTGGTGAACCTGGCGACAACCCCAAGGGTGATAATGAAAAATACACCAATCAGGATAGCAGTCGCTATATAGGTTGCAATTTTTCCAAGGACCCAACTGATCCTATCCAGTACTTTAACCACTTTGAACCTCACATAGTTGACGACCGCCCCATATGAGACGATCGTCAATACTCAATTAATTATCTTCTTACCAACCAAACTTGGCTTCAGATTTCTTCACTTCTGCGAGGAACTCATCGACGATCTCATCGCCAACCTCACCTCTGAGCCAGTCATAGGTAGGAGCGGCTGCTTCCTTGAAAAGCTCAAGCTCTTCAGCTGTAGGAACATATACTTCCATGGTGTTCTTGACTGCTTCAAAGTCGAGAACGCGGGAAGCAAGGGCCTCAGATGCACGGTCTGCAGTCTGTGCGTGGTATGCAGCAATCTCGATGATGTGCTGATACTCAGCTGGCAGGGAGTTCCAGAAATCGGAGTTGATCAAGACAAAGTTTTCACTCCAGGTGTGACCATCAAGGGTGATGTACTTCTGTACTTCGTTCCACTTGTTAGCTGCAATGTTCCAGATAGGGTTCTCCTGTCCATCAACAACACCGGTTTGACAAGCGGTGTAGATCTCACCGGAAGCAAGAGGAGTTGCTGCAGCACCCATGGCCTCAACCATCTTCACGTAGATGGGGCTCTGCATGACGCGGAACTTCAAACCTTTCATATCAGCAGGTGTGCGGATTGGACGTACGTTGTTGGTGAAGTGGCGGGTACCATTCTGTCCAACAGAGAGCATCTTAAGACCACTGATCTCTTCAAGCTCAGCTGTCATCTCTTTCCAAAGATCACTGGTGTCAAAGAAGTCCCATGCAATCTCATCACTCTTGAACACGTACGGAAGGAAGATAACCTGGGTCTCAGGCATCAGGGAAGAGATAGTACCAGTAGTGGTTACCATCTCAATACCACCGCTCATTGCCATTTCCATGGTTGCCTTGGTGTCACCAAGTGCATTACCTGGATAGAGCTCAACTGCGACCTTACCATTCGAGTTTGACTCAACGATGCTCTTGAAGACCAAACCATAAGCGTGCTCTGGGAGCGGAGTCTTAGAGATGTTCGGCCAAGTGGCTGCATCATAGTATGCAAAGCGAATTGTGTAGTCAGGTTCTACAGTACGAACCTCTTCTTTTACTGAAACTGCAATTTTGTCTTCAGTAGCAGGGGCTTCAGCAGCTGCAGTGGAAGAAGAGGTCTGAGCAGCACTAGCGGCAGGCATTGTTCCTGCAGTGCTTGCAGCAGCAGTTGCCTTCTTTTCACAACCGATGAACAAGAAGGAAACAATCATGACGAGCGCAAGAACAGTCATCATTTTTTTCATAACGTTAAATTCTCCTTTTTAGGACTTAAGCAATAAACTTATCTTACAAGTGAAAAATGCATCTGTAAAGGAAAATTTTTACTTTTTTTCATATTTGTATATAATTCCTTATATTTATAATATTTGTTCTAATATTTCCAGTCATTAATTTATTATTTATCGATAAATTTTACTTGCATCATACTCGTAAAACTTGTATTATAAGTTTAAAGAGAGGTAGAAAAAATGAGAGCTGGAGATAACAAGGGACAGTCATTACGGGTACAAATATTTGAGAAATTAAAGAATAGAATTGAGGCCGGGACTTGGGAGGTAGGAAGTAAGTTTCCTTCGGAAAACCAACTCTGTAATGAATATAATGTAAGTAGAGTCACCATCCGCGCAGCCATTCAGCAACTTGAAGCTGTCGGTCTGGTACAGACACACCAGGGCGGAAGAACCGTCGTAGTTCGTACCCATGTCAGGGGAGCGGTCTCTGTCCTGAATCCACTGCAAATTTCCAATCACGAAATCAATATTGTGAAGGTACTCGAATATCGTATGGTTGTTGAGAAAGGCACCATCGGTCTCGCGGTACAACATATCACTGAAGATGATCTCATCGCTTTGGAAGAGATCTTCAACATGATGCTTGTCCATCATGATGACATCAAGAAATTCTCACAGGCTGACTATCTCTTCCATAGGAAAATTGCTGAATCATCAAAGAATGAGATTCTCATTCAGGCGAACCAAGGCATTGAGGAGGTACTCTCCTCCACAATGGACACCATTGTCAGCCTGCTTGGATGCGCAATTGGTATTAGATACCACCGCCTCCTTCTTGCTGCTCTTCGTGTTCACGACAAAGCGACCTGCGAGCAGCTCATGGAAGAGCACCTGCAGGCCACCATCGATGGAATAAAAAACTTTCTAGAAATCTCCAAAGATCCTAAAGAAGACAAGGGAGAATAAATGAGATTCACTCAGCTTTCTGTTTATGCTTACCAAGGAAAAGCAGAACCAGAAATATGATCAAGATGACCACGAAGATGGCCAGCATTCCTTGTCCCATCAATGTGAGGGATTTTGAAAAAATTGACTGCATACGCCTCCTCCTACAACAATCCTGGGACCAACCCCAGGATGACTCCGCCGGCGATGACTGAAGCAATCTGCCCCGCGACATTTGCCCCAACGGCATGCATCAACAGATGGTTCTGCGGATCTGCTTGCTGACCAAGCCGCTGAATGACCCTTGCTGACATGGGGAAGGCAGAAATACCGGCAGCTCCAACCATCGGGTTGACCTTCTGCTTCACGAACAAGTTCAAGACCTTTGCAAAGACAACCCCTGCAATGGTATCAAAGATGAAGGCAAGCAAACCGAGGCCCATGATCATAATGGTCTGGATAGTAACAAACGATTCTGCTTTCATCGTGGATGCAATCGTGATACCGAGTAGCAAAGTAATAAGATTTACCAAGACGGTTTGCGCAGCGGTAGAAAGCGTATCCAGGACGGTACACTCCCTGATCAGGTTGCCAAACATCAGCATCCCTACCAAGGAAACAGAAGCTGGGGCTACGTAACCTGCAACCAATGTAACGATGATCGGAAAGAGAATCTTTGCCCGCTTCGATACTGAGCGGGGATTGTACGGCATCTTGATCATCCGCTCTTTCTTGGTAGTCACGAGCTTGATGGCAAACGGCTGGATGATCGGAACCAAGGCCATATAGGAATACGCTGCGATGGCAATCGGGCCTACATACTTGCTCCCAAGAACCTGGGATACCAGGATTGATGTTGGCCCATCAGCAGCCCCTATGATTCCTATCGATGCAGCATCAATGAGGTTGAATCCAAGCAAGGTAGCCACACTGATGGTGGCAAAGATACCCCACTGGGCAGCTGCACCAAAAAGGATGAGCTTTGGGTTGGCTAGAAGTGGACCGAAGTCAATCATAGCTCCGATACCGATGAACAGCAGCAGAGGCAGTGCCTCTGCCGACTCTATGCCCAGCTCAAAAAGCCAGTCAAGAATACCCGGTACCTCCCCGATTCCCTCCATCATCTGCGTGATGGCTCCAGAGAACGGCAAGTTGACCAGGATGGCGCCAAAGCCCATGGGAAGCAAAAGTGAGGGCTCAAGTTTCTTCGCAATCGCAAGGTAAATAAGAAGACCTCCAACACCAAACATCACTAGCTGCTTCCACGTGGTGTTAAGAAGTCCTTCCAGCAAGAAGTCCATAGAGAACCTCCGGGGAAAAAGAATAGGGGGAGAAGTTGACTTCGCACTAGGGCAATGAAGCTCCCCCAACGTTGTTAATCATAGAGGGCTTATGAGCCAAGGTCAAACAATAATTCTTGAAGATTTGAATTCCATTCCCCATAAAAAGCCATACATATCTATTGAAACCAACTTTTACAATCTCTATAGTACTGACATGCACACTCCAAAACAGTTAACAAACAAGGATATACCTGCGATACGTGCCTACATAGCAGAAGAGAAAGAGATGAACCTCTTCATTGAAGGAGACATCGAACAGTACGGATTGGAGACTAAGACTGTTTCCATCTGGGCTTTTGGTGAGGATTGGGATTGCCTGTTGCTCAGGTACTACACCAATTTCATCATTTCCAGCAACAAGGATCAGTTTGGTGCAAAAGCTGTGGTTGATTTCTTGCAAGACCAGGAGATCCAATGCATCAGTGCAAAGGAAACCATTCTCGAGCAATTGGCTCCCCACTACCCCACTATACCCTTCCAAGGCACTTATCTGTGTCGGCTGGAGAAAGAGCATTTCAAGAAGCTCAAAACTGGAACGGAAGATATTCTCAAACTTGATCCTAGCCACGCCCAAGACATTGTAGACCTCTATAAGCTGATAGACGAATTCTCAAAGCCATACATCGAGCATGAGGAAGAAAAGCTCAAGCAAACAAGGGAGAATTATGAGAAAGGCTGTGAAGGGTATGGGATATTCAAAGATGGCATGTTGGTATGCACAGCCTATACCACTGCCACCACAAGAAGTGGAGCCATGATCATTGGTGTGGCGACACACCCTGCCTACCGCCAGAGAGGCTATGCGTCCATGGTGATGAATCATCTCTGTGAACAGGGGTTTGAGAGAGGGCTCTCATTCCTCTGCCTTTTCTATGACAACCCTACAGCCGGGGCTCTCTACCACAGACTTGGATTTGAGACAATCGGACGCTGGGCAATGATGAAGTTCTAGGCTCGTACCTAAAATATTGTCGTTTCCAGGTTGCATGCCGCCCACAATGGCTTAGAATAGCAATGAGGAGAAGCATACAATGAAAGCACTGGTACTGGAAGAAAAGGGACGACTGAGCGTACGTGATTTTCCCATTGTAGAGCATATGGGCCCCTATGATGTAACCGTTGATGTTAAAGCATGCGGCATCTGTGGTAGTGACGTGCACTACTACACTGAAGGAGCCATTGGGGAGTTCGTCGTCAAGGAACCGATGATACTTGGTCACGAGGCTGCAGGTGTCGTGGTTGCCAGGGGAGAGCATGTCACCAACCTGGAGATTGGGGATCTGGTCTGTATGGAGCCAGGGGTTCCCAACCTGCAAGCGAAACAAGTATTGGAAGGCAACTATCACCTTGACCCGGATATCTCTTTCTGGGCTACCCCACCGATTCATGGTTGCTTGCGTGAGCAGGTCGTACATCCTTCCCGTTTCTGTTTCAAGTTACCTGAAGGTGTCAGCCTGCAGGAAGGTGCCATGATGGAACCGTTGGCAACTGGTATTGAGGCAGCAAAGAAAGCCCAGGTAACTCCTGGGGACACTGCCCTGGTAGTAGGAGCCGGGACCATTGGCATTATGGTTGCAATCTCCTGTCTTGCTGCCGGATGCTCCAAGGTATTCATCAGTGACGTAAAAGAGGAGAAGCTAGCCATCGCCGCTTCCTATAAGAATATCATTCCCATCAATGTGGCAAACCAGGATCTACAGGCAACCATCATGGCTGAAACAAACAATGAAGGGGTAGATCGCCTCTTTGAAGCCTCGGGCAGCCCAAGGGTCTACCCTTCTTTCTTCCGTTGTGCCAAACGCGGTGCTACAGTGGTACTGGTAGGTATGATGAACGGCACCGTTCCCCTTGATGTTTCCTTACTTCAAGTGAGAGGACTTCGCATAGAAACACTATTTCGTTACACAAACACCTTTGACAGGGCAGTAGCCTTGGTGGCAAATGGTTCTATCGATGTAAAGCCCTTGATATCCAAGGTTTTCCCCTTTGAAAAGGCAGTAGAAGCCTACGTGTATGCTGCAGAGGGGCATCAGGATGTTGTGAAGGTGATGATTGAGTTGTAAGGAATATCATACTATTCTGAATAGTAGAAAGAAAACCCCTGTGCAAGATTGAAACACAGGGGCTTCTATTATTATCATGCGCTTTTGACTGTTTTTCTTTGCTTCTTATCGCGAGTCTCCGATGAGCGTGCATTTATTCGTTGCTGAGTTTGGTCCAGAATTACTGCAGCGAGAATCACCAATCCTTTTATCACATTCTGCCAGAACTCAGACACACCCAGCATTACCAGACCATCACTTAACACTCCAATTACAAAAGCGCCAATGATAGTCCCTCCAATACTTCCTATTCCTCCTGAAAGACTTGTTCCACCAAGGACAGCCGCAGCAATGGCATTCATCTCATAACTTTCACCTGTAGCGGGGTGAGCAGCAACTAATTGACTGGCAATAATCAGCCCCACCAAGGCCGAAGTAAATCCAGAGAACATATATACCAGGGTTGTTACTTTCTTAACTTGAATTCCAGACAGCTCTGCCGCCCGTTGATTACCTCCAATGGCGTATATATGCCTTCCAAATGGAGTTTTCTTTGCAACATATATCGTAATTAGCATCAGTACTATCATCAACCAAACGGATAAGGGCATACCAAGGAATCTACCGGCACCAAGGATTGGAAATCCTGTATTTCCTAGTTCTGGTTTTCCTTGAAGGTTAGGAAATGTTGCACCACCCGAACGAATATTTGCAAATCCTCTTGCAATATACATCATCCCAAGCGTTCCTATAAAAGGAGCAACATTCAGCCTAGTGATAAGCAATCCATTCACCCCACCAATGGCAGTACCGAGCACTAAGCAAACCAAAATGATTAGAGGAACATGCAAGTACAAGGTTCCCCCAAACATATTGAGAACGATACCTTCGTTGATAAGACCACCAGCAATCATTCCACAGAGCCCTACAATAGAACCAACTGATAAATCTATTCCACCTGTCAAGATGACAAAAGTCATTCCAATTGCCATGATTCCAGTAATTGCAACATGTTTTGCTATAGTCATGAGGTTTACAGGGTGAAGGAAATTTATACCACGTGTAGTATTCAATAATACTGTGAAAACTATTACTAAAAGTACAAGGGCAATAATTGTCCTCAACTTGAGTAAAATCATACCAATAGAGAAATCATTATTTTTAATGGCATTCTTCATTTATCTTTTCCTCCGAACCTCTGCGCTGTAGTCATATGCCCTATAGTTGAAGCATTTACAATATTTTCTTCTGTAATTTCTTCTTTACCAAAATTAGCTGTAATCTTGCCTTTGGAAAGAACAATCACTCTGTCACAAATTGCTAACAGTTCTTTCAACTCACTTGTAACCATGATAATTGCAAGCCCTTCCCGAGCTAAATTATTCATGATATTAAAAATTTCACCTTTTGCTCCAACATCGATACCCCTTGTGGGTTCGTCCAAGAGTAATACTTTCGGCTGGGTTAAGAGACTTTTCCCAAATACTACTTTCTGTTGGTTTCCTCCACTAAGAGACATGATTGAATTCTCAGAATTGGAAGTTTTGATTGACATGCTTGAAATTGTTTCATTTACACAGCTTGACTCATTACTCCCGCTGATGTGTATCTTTTGTTTGACTATTCTCCAGAGACCAGGCAATGTAAGGTTATGCGAAACACTCATTGTTTGTACAATGCCCTCTCGTTGCCTATCCTCAGGGACCAGAGCAATACCTTTTCTAATTCTTGATTTAATATCGGGTTCGCCAAGTAGTTCATTCTCAAGATATATTTCACCTCGAGCATCAGTATGAAGCCCCATAATTGATTCCAGAGTCTCTGTCCTTCCTGCTCCAAGAAGACCATATATGCCAAGCACCTCTCCTTTTCGAACATCAAAAGAAATACTTTTCAATAACGGCTCCTCAGCGGGCCCATGAAAAAAAAGATCTCTTACTTCCAGGACAACATCTCCAATCGTACGTTTTCCAGAATGAAATATTTTACTTGCTTCACCCCCGACCATAGAAGAGATAATCCATTGAAGATTTACATCACTCATTGGCTTTTCCGTAATTAACTCGCCATCACGTAAAACAGTAATGTAATCACCGATCTGTATTAGTTCCTCTAGCCGGTGGGAGATGTAAATGATTGAAACCCCGTTTGATTTCAATTCATCAATAATCTTAAATAATATTTCAACTTCCGTTTTTGAAAGTGCTGAAGTTGGTTCATCCATAATAAGTATGTTGATATCTTCAGCTAAAGCACGTGCTATCTCCACTATCTGCTGTTGACCGACTTTCAGAGAACTAACCTTGCTTTTAGGATTAATATCTTGTTCTAGTTTTCTCAACAACTCCTTTGCTTTCTGTTCTTGGGTTTTGTGATCAATCCACCCTTTATTTTTCAACAGTTCCTTATTCATAAAGATGTTTTCAGCCACATTGAGGTTAGGGAAGAGACTTAGCTCCTGATAGATAATCCCTATTCCTTTCTGTGCAGCTGTCTTTGGAGTTAGATGAGTTAATTCTTCATCACGCAAGTAGAATTTCCCACTTGTAGGAGTCTCTACGCCAGACAATATTTTCATGAGCGTAGATTTCCCTGCGCCATTCTCCCCTACCAGTACATTCACCTTGCCCTCATAATCATTAAAATCAACCCCTTTTAATGCCGTGGTGCCAGGATACACTTTACGGATATTTTCTGCCCGAAGAATTACTTGATCACTCATTGGCATCACCACTACATAACTCTAGTTGGACTGGTGTTATCATTACTTCTTCTGATCCATCAAAGAGCGTAAATGCACCCAGAAAATCAACAACCATTCCAGGCTTGCATGAATCATCAACTGAAGGAACAATATTGTCTCTGATATAAAAATTGATTTCTCGTGAGATATTTGCGAATTCAATTTGGTTGTTGAAATCATCGAACTTGATAAATTCCAGAGCATCTCTGACCATACTTTTCTTGATAACTGGTCCAATCTGTATCGTGCAGTTTGATTCTTCGCTCAAATCGAGAATATCCAACACAAGCAATCCTGCTGAAGATTCTCTATTCACTTCTTTGATAGGAATTCTACCAGAGACAATAAATGTGTATGGTGAAAGTTCTTCTTTTCGTATTCCGTAGGCTTCTTTGGTTTTTTCGGGATCCGTTCTTAAACCATTCAACAACGCTTCCAATTCACGTGCTTCTTCTTTAAAAGTGCCAAGAACTTGATCGTCCCAAATACCATGCACATATTCAACAGCATCAAACGACTCATCTTCAAAATAAAAGGATACACCATCATCATTTTTACTCGTACTTGAACCGTCATGCTTTACAAACGTACACGACATAAAAACCGATGAAATCATTAAGATAAGAAAAGCATTTCGTAAAAGTTTCATTCGAATCCACCCAATTTGTAAATATAGCTCCTCTTTTTGGAGGAGCTATATTACTATTCAATTTATTTCAACATGAAGTTGTCCAACTTAGCAGCATTGGATTCATCAATTAAGATACAATCGGTAAGCTGCTTCTCAGGCAGACCAGTGGAACCTGTCTTAATATATTTATCAGCCTGCTCAACAGCCATGATAGCATTGATTGCAGCAGTCTGGAGAACGGTAGCCTTGATATCACCAGCCAAAATTGAGTCACGAACGTCATTGCTACCATCAAATCCAACGACAATGACATCACCCATTCCAGCTGCATTCAAAGCTGCCATCGCACCCATGGCCATTGTATCGTTACCACTAATCACACCCTTGATATCAGGATTAGCCTGCAATATGGATTCCATCTTCTCAAAAGCTTCAGTCTGGCTCCAGTTTGCACTCTGTCTTGCCACCATCTCTAGTCCAGGATACTGATCGATTATTTCATGATAACCCTTTGAACGAATGCCTGCGTTTGTATCTGATTCCTTTCCGACCAACTCAACATACTTACCGCTTTCACCCATCAATTCAACGAATTTCTCTCCGCCCAGCAAAGCTCCTTGATAATTGTTGGAAACAATCTGGCTTACAGCAAGACCGGTCTCATTGATTTCTCTGTCAATTAAGAAAGATGGAACACCAGCTTCTTTAGCTTTTCTGACAGCACCAATAGTTGCATCAGCTCCGGCATTATCACAAATAATTGCAGCAGCATTACTTGCAATAGCAGTGTCGAAGTGCTGATCCTGCTTATTGGCATCATCATCATGTGACAATACAAGTGTTTCATACCCCAATGATTTAGCAGTCTCTTCAGCCACCAAAGCCTCTGTTTTAAAGAAGGGGTTATCGTGCGAAGGAGTAATAATTACAATTAGATTACTCTTGACAGCTTCCTTTTGCCCTTGTGCAAACAAAGTAAACGAAAACAAAGCCACTAAAACAAAAACAACAAGTTTCTTTCCCATAGTAGAATCTCCTTTTTATGGTTTGTACTTCGATGGTAATATGGCAAACTTGAGCTGTCAATGAAAATATTTTCTATTTCTTTCGTTTTAGAGATTATTGAATATTTTTATTTGTTTTTATTTTTTTTTGTAGCCTAACTTGAAAACACATACTTTCTGTTTGTATTTATTACGACTCAACGTGTTTTGCTCTAAATACACAACACAGCATGCTACTGCTCAAACCTTTATAAGTTTTACGCCTAAATCAAGTATTCTCTTCTCATATTCTGCAGCGATGCCGGCATCTGTGATGATGTAGTCTATCTGTGATAGATTTCCAAGCGATGCTATGCTTGTTTTACCAAACTTACTTGAATCAACGAGCAAATATGTTTCATGAGCGGAATTGATCATTGCACGTTTAACAACCAAATCATTAAAACTTGGATAGGTCAGATCCAAAGACTGCGCAACGCCTCCTGAAGCTAGGAATAATTTATCAACAAAAGCTGTTTCAAAGAATGAGGCAGCTTTCAATCCAGTCAAAGAGAGCGTGGGTGGCTTAAACTCTCCACCGGACACCATCAGTTGAAAATTTGGGTTTGAACCTACCAACAACGCAATATTTAGCGCATTTGTAAGTACTGTAAGATTTTTTTTCTGATGTAAAATTGCAGCCAATTCTGTTACAGTTGACCCTGAATCAAGAATAAGGCTATCACCATCTTTAATAAATTCCAGAGCCTTTTCTGCAATCTTCCTCTTCTCGTCCAAATGTTCTGTGTGCTGGAGCGTAAGGGTGCTTACCTGACGAGACATTGTTTTTAAAAATGCTCCTCCATGTTCGCGGACAATATGCCCATCCTTCTCCAACACCTCCAAATCTTGCCTAATGGTTGGCTCACTGACATGAAACATTTCGCTTAAAGTCTTAACTCGTGCACTTCCATCTTCTTGGATAAATTCCAGTATTTTGTTACGCCTTTCGTTTGCAAGCATTTTATTGTTCTTCCTTATTTTCTTATGCATAACATCCTAAAGCATATTGGATAATTTGAAAAGCAAGCATTTCGCAAACTCGCGAATTATATTGCAAGAAATACAAACCATTCCATATAATTTCCCAAATTTCTCTCCCATAATCGCAATCTTTTTTGGTTAAATAAAAATCAAATGAAAATAAATGAAAGTATATGAAGTATTATTCCTTGACTTATAAAACAGACTGTCGTACTCTGCATATATACTTTTCACATGATAAAGGAGCGCATCATGCCAACCATCAGATTAGGGTATGCACCCACCCGTAGAAGTATCTTCAGTGCACCGGATGCCATTAAATATCGTAACCTCACTCGAGATCGGCTTATTGAACTCGGTATTGAATTCGTCGACATCACAGACATCAATGAGGAGGGTCTCCTCTACGATGACAAGGATATGGTAAAAATCCTGGAGAAATTCAAAGCTGAAAAGGTGGATGGGCTCTTCCTCCCCCACTGCAACTTTGGCACTGAGTATGTCTCAGCACGTCTTGCAAAGGAGCTGGGTGTACCTGTTCTCCTCTGGGGCCCGCTGGATGAACGGCCAGAACCCAATGGCGAGAGACTCAGGGATACACAGTGCGGTCTCTTTGCAACAGGCAAAGTGCTTAGACGGTTCAGGGTACCTTTTACCTACATGACCAACTGCAGGCTCAATGATCCAGTCTTCGAGAGAGGCATTCGGGACTTCCTTGCTGTCTGCAATACGGTAAAGACCTTCAAGTCCATCAGGATTCTCCAGATCTCCACCCGTCCCTACGACTTCATGACCACCATGTGCAATGAAGGGGAACTACTCGAGCGGTTCAACGTACAGCTTGCCCCTATCCCAATGCCTGAGTTGATAGAAACGGTCAAGAAATGCATAGCCGAGGAGAAGGAAGCAGTGGCAGAGGTCATCTCCTATGTTAAGGAGACAATGATCATCAAGGTTACTGAGGAACAGCTGGAAACGGTCGCCGCCCTAAAGGTGGCAATGGCAAAGCTGAGAGAGCAGTATGGATGCAATGCAGTTGCCATCCAGTGTTGGAATGCCCTACAGGGAGAGCTTGGCATCATGCCCTGTGCTG
The sequence above is drawn from the uncultured Sphaerochaeta sp. genome and encodes:
- a CDS encoding L-fucose/L-arabinose isomerase family protein, coding for MPTIRLGYAPTRRSIFSAPDAIKYRNLTRDRLIELGIEFVDITDINEEGLLYDDKDMVKILEKFKAEKVDGLFLPHCNFGTEYVSARLAKELGVPVLLWGPLDERPEPNGERLRDTQCGLFATGKVLRRFRVPFTYMTNCRLNDPVFERGIRDFLAVCNTVKTFKSIRILQISTRPYDFMTTMCNEGELLERFNVQLAPIPMPELIETVKKCIAEEKEAVAEVISYVKETMIIKVTEEQLETVAALKVAMAKLREQYGCNAVAIQCWNALQGELGIMPCAANALLNDEGVPVVCETDIHGAITALLVEAAGMDKSRSFFADWTIRHPDIPNGELLQHCGPWPVSVAKEKPVLGYPLAFDHPGSLTAEAKGGNLTLCRFDGDNGEYSLLLGNAKGTSGPKGMGTYLWIEVDNIKRLEEKIVTGPYIHHCVGIHQNIVPILYEACKYIGIKADFYDPIEEDVLAYLRGEDVPSMQ